In the Victivallis sp. Marseille-Q1083 genome, one interval contains:
- a CDS encoding MATE family efflux transporter encodes MSRDVRLFLQYIAPSMIGMLIAGSFSIVDTIFIGRGIGKTGLAAVALTWPLVMLFGALGDMIGSGAAVIISQSRGAGDEARAQKALGNMVSLQLLGSIAGGLPALLWLEPLLRLFGATPELMPDAFVYARIMIVGAFAGMFMTGCIAVVRNDGRPFLAMWLVICGLLGNMLLDWLFIMVFQWGAAGAAYATVVSQALAGILGLVYFLSPQTMLKITGGSLKLSGRAVRHICITGIPIFGNMLSIIAMLFMHNFQALRYGAVDGLAAYTLVAGLESVGSLLMSGLAGGVQPLTAYLYGAGKHRRQNRIGNYGYWTAFGLGIVLMLGAFAFRRIMPGWVGLTGQVGALAAHGVLLSSPAFLLLGVIRVAGFYYQSTGKIADASLLIYGDSFFALPLCLFLLPVWFGMDGVWLAMPVSRVILFAILCYLWFGKRRKEKAHVDRPYFAERVDGTVAADR; translated from the coding sequence ATGAGCAGAGACGTCAGATTGTTCCTACAGTACATCGCCCCTTCGATGATCGGCATGCTGATTGCCGGCTCGTTCAGCATCGTCGATACTATTTTTATCGGGCGCGGCATCGGCAAAACCGGGTTGGCGGCGGTGGCGCTCACCTGGCCGCTGGTTATGCTGTTCGGCGCGCTGGGGGATATGATCGGTTCGGGCGCGGCGGTGATCATCTCGCAGTCCCGCGGCGCGGGCGACGAGGCGAGAGCGCAGAAAGCGCTGGGCAACATGGTTTCGCTGCAACTGCTCGGCTCGATCGCCGGCGGACTGCCGGCGCTTCTCTGGCTGGAACCGCTGCTCCGCCTGTTCGGTGCGACGCCGGAACTGATGCCGGATGCCTTCGTCTATGCCCGGATCATGATCGTCGGCGCCTTTGCCGGCATGTTCATGACCGGTTGCATTGCGGTGGTCCGCAACGACGGCAGGCCTTTTCTGGCGATGTGGCTGGTGATCTGCGGTTTGCTGGGCAATATGCTGCTGGACTGGCTGTTCATCATGGTGTTCCAATGGGGGGCGGCCGGCGCCGCCTATGCCACCGTGGTCAGCCAGGCGTTGGCCGGTATTCTGGGACTGGTTTACTTCCTGTCGCCGCAGACCATGCTGAAAATCACCGGCGGCAGTTTGAAACTGTCCGGCCGTGCCGTCCGGCATATCTGCATTACCGGCATTCCGATTTTCGGCAACATGCTTTCGATCATCGCCATGTTGTTCATGCACAATTTCCAGGCGCTCCGCTACGGGGCGGTGGACGGCCTGGCGGCCTATACGCTGGTGGCCGGACTCGAATCGGTCGGTTCGCTGTTGATGAGCGGCCTGGCCGGCGGTGTCCAGCCGCTGACCGCTTATCTGTACGGCGCCGGCAAACACCGGCGCCAGAACCGCATCGGCAACTACGGATACTGGACGGCGTTCGGTTTGGGGATCGTATTGATGCTGGGGGCGTTCGCATTCCGGCGCATCATGCCCGGCTGGGTCGGGCTGACCGGGCAGGTCGGGGCATTGGCGGCGCACGGCGTGCTGCTCAGTTCTCCGGCGTTTCTGCTGCTGGGGGTGATCCGGGTCGCCGGTTTCTACTATCAATCGACCGGCAAAATCGCCGACGCTTCGCTGCTGATTTACGGCGATTCCTTTTTCGCGTTGCCGTTGTGCCTGTTCCTGCTGCCGGTCTGGTTCGGCATGGACGGAGTCTGGCTTGCGATGCCGGTTTCGCGGGTTATATTATTTGCCATCTTGTGTTATCTGTGGTTTGGAAAGCGGCGAAAGGAGAAGGCGCATGTCGACCGACCGTACTTTGCTGAGCGAGTGGATGGAACTGTGGCGGCTGACCGATAA
- a CDS encoding MarR family winged helix-turn-helix transcriptional regulator, which translates to MSTDRTLLSEWMELWRLTDNVYTVFLKRWNLSLNAYFVLTWLRDNPAGVEPARLADLVNIQRQLVTIILRDFEARGLILRRERSSDHRRKLILLSAAGRDFADEVCGAVEEMDLQGLAAFSLEEQQRLVEYSKRFYEAIRGF; encoded by the coding sequence ATGTCGACCGACCGTACTTTGCTGAGCGAGTGGATGGAACTGTGGCGGCTGACCGATAACGTCTACACCGTTTTTCTGAAACGCTGGAATCTCTCGCTGAATGCCTATTTCGTGCTGACCTGGCTTCGCGACAATCCCGCCGGGGTCGAACCGGCCAGGCTGGCCGACCTGGTGAATATCCAGCGCCAGTTGGTGACGATCATTCTGCGGGATTTCGAAGCGCGCGGCTTGATTCTCCGGCGGGAACGGTCGTCCGACCACCGGCGGAAACTGATTCTGCTTTCTGCCGCCGGCCGGGATTTTGCCGATGAAGTGTGCGGTGCGGTGGAGGAGATGGACCTGCAGGGGCTGGCCGCGTTCTCGCTGGAAGAACAGCAGCGCCTGGTCGAATATTCCAAACGGTTTTATGAGGCGATCCGCGGTTTTTAG
- a CDS encoding glycosyl hydrolase family 28 protein — translation MKKTGVILAGLAVSIGCFAMDLSGTPESSAPPSGRGERFESDCLRLYPVPAEFPLAMPEAALTVRVDGHALGLYVDRNFWQGLVHFASFDFDPAQPVTVEIELPETVKTFRLLPEKYGLRPERQGRTVSFTVAEPDSMITLVTDENYRTAPVLHLFANAIDPDAPSGSTPNVCYFGPGYHDLQAETGSDELVVSGSETVYLASGAVVDGKIALAHADGAAVRGHGMLMRNRYEGMLLTTGFSRNITYDGFLLYNSRPQCWTAGTHEADGVEVSNVKVIAPHYASTDGFDLVNSRNLHFVNTFVRASDDAVVIKGLADGLPADCPPNENMLFEQMQLWNDCNNAFNMGAEARAAAYRNITLKDSDILFSYDDPHHHGKLDERSTMSISVVHGTFFENIRFENIRVNRCERLICLTFLESFWFGSLPGEQETPGGMRDITFRQISSPNRSESPIANQILLHGWPGTGDTPVKRIENLRFEDVTIRGKPLTTDSEHFRIDTPELVDFEVVGAE, via the coding sequence ATGAAAAAGACGGGCGTGATATTGGCGGGGTTGGCAGTTTCGATCGGATGTTTCGCCATGGATTTATCCGGCACTCCCGAATCGTCCGCTCCGCCGTCCGGCCGGGGTGAACGGTTTGAATCCGATTGCTTGCGGCTTTATCCGGTGCCGGCGGAGTTTCCGCTGGCAATGCCGGAGGCGGCATTGACGGTACGGGTGGATGGTCATGCGCTGGGGTTGTACGTCGACCGGAATTTCTGGCAGGGACTGGTGCATTTCGCTTCGTTCGATTTCGATCCGGCCCAGCCGGTAACAGTGGAAATCGAACTGCCGGAAACGGTGAAAACGTTCCGGCTGCTGCCGGAAAAATACGGGTTGCGGCCGGAACGGCAAGGGCGGACGGTTTCGTTTACGGTTGCCGAGCCGGACAGCATGATTACGCTGGTGACCGATGAAAATTACCGGACGGCGCCGGTCCTGCATTTGTTCGCCAATGCCATTGATCCGGACGCGCCGTCCGGATCGACCCCGAACGTCTGTTATTTCGGGCCGGGGTATCACGACCTGCAGGCCGAAACCGGCAGCGATGAATTGGTGGTCTCCGGCAGCGAAACCGTCTATCTGGCGTCCGGCGCGGTCGTCGACGGCAAAATCGCCCTGGCGCATGCCGACGGCGCGGCGGTGCGCGGCCACGGCATGCTGATGCGCAACCGGTATGAAGGCATGCTGCTGACGACCGGTTTTTCGCGCAACATTACATACGACGGCTTTCTTTTGTACAATTCCAGGCCGCAATGCTGGACGGCCGGCACCCACGAAGCGGACGGCGTCGAGGTGAGCAACGTCAAGGTGATCGCGCCGCATTACGCCAGCACCGACGGCTTCGATCTGGTGAATTCGCGCAACCTGCATTTCGTCAACACTTTTGTCCGGGCCAGCGATGACGCGGTGGTCATCAAGGGACTGGCCGACGGTTTGCCGGCCGACTGTCCGCCCAATGAGAATATGCTGTTCGAGCAGATGCAGTTGTGGAACGATTGCAACAATGCGTTCAACATGGGCGCCGAGGCCCGCGCTGCCGCTTATCGGAATATCACGCTGAAAGACAGCGATATTCTGTTTTCCTACGATGATCCGCATCACCACGGCAAACTCGACGAGCGTTCGACGATGTCGATTTCGGTGGTGCATGGCACTTTTTTCGAGAACATCCGTTTCGAAAACATCCGGGTCAACCGGTGCGAACGGCTGATCTGCCTGACCTTCCTGGAATCGTTCTGGTTCGGTTCGCTGCCGGGCGAACAGGAAACGCCCGGCGGCATGCGCGACATCACTTTCCGGCAAATTTCATCGCCGAACCGCTCGGAAAGCCCGATCGCCAATCAGATTCTGCTGCACGGCTGGCCAGGCACCGGCGATACGCCGGTCAAGCGGATTGAAAATCTGCGTTTTGAAGATGTCACCATCCGGGGGAAGCCGCTGACGACCGACAGCGAACATTTCCGGATCGATACCCCGGAACTGGTCGATTTCGAAGTCGTCGGCGCCGAATAA
- a CDS encoding HAD family hydrolase, producing the protein MTIRGLLFDINGTVSDILTNEGCDDLYRTLSNLLDYQGIALSPEEIKRLYFDLNKQQRRNSPEEYPEFDVVTLFRDIVEQHASAYTRALPKKKRELLPVMLAEVFRAASRFKLQLYPGVVEALAQLRWKYRLAAVSDGQSLWAIPELRSVGLAGYFNPVIVSSDLGFRKPDQRIFEAALTELELLPSEVIFIGNDMYRDVYGAQRLGMKTVFFRSNQGEQRPTGAEPDYIIYHFAELPEAIRFLTA; encoded by the coding sequence ATGACGATCCGGGGCTTATTGTTCGACATCAACGGCACGGTCAGCGACATTCTGACCAATGAAGGCTGCGACGACCTTTACCGGACGCTCAGCAACCTGCTGGATTATCAGGGCATCGCCCTGAGTCCGGAGGAGATCAAGCGCCTCTATTTCGACCTCAACAAACAGCAGCGCCGCAACAGTCCGGAGGAGTATCCGGAGTTCGACGTCGTTACGCTCTTCCGCGACATCGTCGAACAGCACGCCAGCGCCTACACCCGGGCGCTGCCGAAAAAAAAGCGGGAACTGCTGCCGGTGATGCTGGCCGAAGTCTTCCGGGCGGCGTCACGCTTCAAGCTGCAACTCTATCCGGGCGTCGTCGAAGCCCTGGCCCAACTGCGCTGGAAATACCGCCTGGCGGCGGTTTCCGACGGACAGAGCCTCTGGGCGATTCCGGAACTCCGCTCGGTCGGACTGGCCGGCTATTTCAACCCGGTCATCGTCTCCAGCGACCTCGGATTCCGGAAGCCGGACCAACGCATCTTCGAAGCGGCGCTGACTGAGCTGGAATTGCTGCCGTCGGAAGTAATCTTCATCGGCAACGACATGTACCGCGACGTCTACGGAGCGCAGCGGCTCGGAATGAAGACGGTGTTTTTCCGGTCCAACCAGGGCGAACAAAGACCGACGGGAGCGGAACCGGATTACATTATCTACCATTTCGCCGAATTGCCGGAAGCGATCCGTTTCCTGACCGCCTGA
- a CDS encoding phosphotransferase, whose amino-acid sequence MWKNYLGHLPEHDPLYQYLKYDIQPQLGAGPARPTYRVFQLNGSNDVYLYEEKHSLTKVIGKFFLSKRERNPEIAARRLGREYHNLAMMRGYGFTGWPHYIARPLGCNDWLNKLLVVEYCNGELLSHIIQRAIQQHDDRLLYAKLTALAYFLAAFHNRTAVDAGVDFQEACFYMDSLINRLLVNQSLRGDESGELYYLRDRWREQPRMWEDRQVFAHGDATPENFLFGDGLSVISFDLERVRRADRVYDTGRIAGELLHFFLQTTGNKYAAEPFIGHFLWEYACHFPDREQAFRATTRRVPFYMGITLLRIARNAWLGSEYRRKLIHEAKQCLRRWQ is encoded by the coding sequence ATGTGGAAAAATTATCTGGGTCATCTGCCGGAGCACGACCCGCTTTATCAATATCTCAAGTACGACATTCAGCCGCAACTGGGCGCCGGTCCGGCCCGGCCGACGTATCGGGTCTTTCAATTGAACGGCTCCAACGATGTTTATTTGTACGAAGAAAAACACAGCCTCACCAAAGTGATCGGCAAATTCTTCCTGTCGAAACGCGAACGCAATCCGGAAATCGCCGCGCGGCGGCTCGGTCGGGAATATCACAACCTGGCGATGATGCGCGGCTACGGGTTCACCGGCTGGCCGCATTACATCGCCCGGCCGCTCGGCTGCAACGACTGGCTGAACAAGCTGCTGGTCGTCGAATACTGCAATGGCGAGCTGTTGAGCCATATCATCCAGCGGGCCATCCAGCAGCATGACGACCGGCTGCTGTACGCCAAACTGACCGCACTGGCTTACTTTCTGGCCGCCTTTCACAACCGGACGGCCGTCGACGCCGGGGTGGATTTCCAGGAGGCCTGCTTTTATATGGACTCGCTGATCAACCGGCTGCTCGTCAACCAGAGCCTCCGCGGCGACGAATCCGGCGAACTCTATTATTTACGCGACCGCTGGCGCGAACAGCCCCGGATGTGGGAAGACCGCCAGGTGTTCGCGCACGGCGACGCCACGCCGGAAAATTTCCTGTTCGGCGACGGTTTGAGCGTCATTTCGTTCGACCTGGAACGGGTCCGGCGCGCCGACCGCGTTTACGACACCGGCCGGATTGCCGGCGAACTGCTCCATTTTTTCCTGCAGACCACCGGCAACAAATATGCGGCGGAACCGTTCATCGGCCATTTTCTCTGGGAATACGCCTGCCATTTCCCCGACCGGGAACAGGCCTTCCGGGCCACTACCCGGCGGGTGCCGTTCTATATGGGCATCACACTGCTGCGGATCGCCCGCAACGCCTGGCTGGGGTCGGAGTACCGACGAAAACTCATTCACGAAGCCAAACAATGTCTGAGGAGGTGGCAATGA
- a CDS encoding DUF6624 domain-containing protein: MCFEEIARELIQRREHDFAVRQQLLEAGRLYDGYCPEMEQLHRENSSRLEAIIDVIGYPTIAKVGADASNAAWLIIQHAIGRPDFMRKMLRLLRRLPAGEISPRDLAYLEDRINMYEGKPQRYGTQFDWDDDGRMAPVACDDLAAVDRRRRKLGLCPLAEQTDRFRREQDFIPDRETLARHRRQYHDWLVQTGWRRTGNRT, from the coding sequence ATGTGTTTTGAGGAAATCGCCCGGGAATTGATTCAACGCCGGGAACACGACTTCGCCGTCCGGCAGCAATTGCTGGAGGCCGGCAGATTGTATGACGGTTACTGTCCCGAAATGGAACAACTCCACCGGGAAAATTCCAGCCGGCTGGAAGCGATCATCGATGTCATCGGTTACCCGACGATCGCCAAGGTCGGCGCCGACGCTTCCAACGCCGCCTGGCTGATCATCCAGCACGCCATCGGCCGGCCGGATTTCATGAGAAAAATGCTGCGGCTGCTGCGCCGGTTGCCGGCCGGCGAAATCTCCCCCCGGGACCTCGCTTACCTCGAAGACCGCATCAACATGTATGAAGGCAAACCGCAGCGTTACGGCACCCAGTTCGACTGGGACGATGACGGCCGGATGGCGCCGGTAGCCTGCGACGATTTGGCCGCCGTCGACCGCCGGCGGCGGAAACTCGGTTTGTGCCCGCTGGCGGAACAAACCGACCGTTTCCGCCGCGAACAGGATTTCATCCCCGACCGCGAAACGCTGGCCCGCCACCGGCGGCAATACCACGACTGGCTGGTGCAGACCGGCTGGCGCCGGACCGGCAACCGGACCTGA
- a CDS encoding FAD-dependent oxidoreductase, with product METAKFTTEFPIIRQTDVAVVGGGPGGLGAAIMAARRGARVVLLERYGVVGGMAAVGEISPFMGNHVDGISLDAPIYEEWRQKMSSYYADGRRRQHPWQEDFFIHKEYAALAAEELLEAAGVEILYGHELIGVQRQERRIDALIGVSRSGPVGIRAAVYVDSTGDGDLAARFGCRFELGNREGYCQPMTLCFKLAPVQLPPGGLFDPQWRQAMECAYRQAQQDGTLSCPRENILIFPGATDDVVHFNTTRILKHDATDGVSFAEATRIAHRQERELLHWLRRTIPGFEQAELVSQAVQLGVRESRRIRGLAYLTRSDFERRSKFPDAIARCNYPIDIHNPTGSGTEIMMMSDREFYEIPYGCIVPADCDNLLIGSRCISVDHALHSSIRVMPPVCSLGQAAGVAAAAAVAGRCSPAELDGRQIRAELCAMGARLSP from the coding sequence ATGGAAACGGCAAAATTTACCACGGAATTTCCGATCATCCGTCAAACCGATGTCGCGGTGGTCGGCGGCGGTCCCGGAGGACTCGGCGCCGCCATCATGGCGGCCCGCCGCGGCGCCCGGGTCGTGCTGCTGGAACGATACGGCGTAGTCGGCGGCATGGCAGCCGTCGGCGAAATCTCCCCGTTCATGGGCAACCATGTCGACGGCATCAGCCTCGACGCGCCGATTTATGAAGAATGGCGGCAGAAAATGTCGAGTTATTATGCCGACGGACGCCGGCGGCAACATCCGTGGCAGGAGGATTTTTTCATCCACAAGGAATATGCGGCGCTGGCCGCCGAAGAATTGCTGGAAGCCGCCGGAGTTGAAATTCTCTACGGCCACGAGCTGATCGGCGTCCAGCGGCAGGAACGCCGCATCGACGCGCTAATCGGCGTCTCCCGTTCCGGCCCGGTCGGCATTCGCGCCGCCGTTTACGTCGATTCAACCGGCGACGGCGACCTGGCCGCCCGGTTCGGCTGCCGTTTCGAGCTGGGCAACCGCGAAGGCTATTGCCAGCCGATGACACTCTGTTTCAAACTGGCGCCGGTTCAGTTGCCGCCCGGCGGCCTGTTCGACCCGCAATGGCGCCAGGCGATGGAATGCGCCTACCGGCAGGCCCAGCAGGACGGGACGCTCAGTTGCCCGCGGGAGAATATCCTGATCTTCCCCGGCGCCACTGACGATGTCGTCCATTTCAACACGACCCGCATTCTGAAGCACGATGCCACCGACGGCGTCAGCTTCGCCGAAGCGACCCGGATCGCCCACCGCCAGGAACGCGAACTGCTGCACTGGCTGCGCCGGACCATCCCGGGTTTCGAACAGGCTGAACTGGTGTCGCAGGCAGTACAGCTCGGCGTCCGGGAAAGCCGGCGGATCCGCGGACTGGCCTACCTGACCCGGAGCGATTTCGAACGGCGCAGCAAGTTTCCGGATGCCATCGCCCGTTGCAATTATCCGATCGACATCCACAACCCGACCGGCAGCGGCACCGAAATCATGATGATGAGCGACCGGGAATTCTATGAAATACCTTACGGCTGCATCGTGCCGGCCGATTGCGACAACCTGTTGATCGGCAGCCGCTGCATTTCGGTCGATCACGCGCTGCACAGCAGCATCCGGGTCATGCCGCCGGTCTGTTCGCTCGGCCAGGCGGCCGGCGTCGCCGCCGCCGCGGCGGTTGCCGGCCGTTGTTCTCCGGCCGAACTCGACGGCAGGCAGATCCGGGCCGAACTCTGCGCAATGGGGGCGCGGCTTTCGCCGTAA
- a CDS encoding helix-turn-helix transcriptional regulator, with protein sequence MEWAIRCFERWSETRVALYDHSGEFGLLLGPERFVHRHVPCRQAKEYDERRCIRFDQTAVARELWRQPRGLLKLCHGGLLEWVAPLFVDGRLKLILNAGWRCPPEKELAGYTLLADRRLVLTGRRVEADELEWIMEGLRQLAARLGQLSLAALRPPEAVSRQMKIHAFLLRRCREKIGIAELAAALHLSESRVVHVVREETGCGFRELLTGYRLRLAAVQLQASDQPVPEVASNCGFGDVANFHRSFKRFFGQTPLKYRRLCRKAAPPDAPAKMS encoded by the coding sequence ATGGAATGGGCCATCCGCTGTTTCGAACGCTGGAGTGAAACGCGGGTTGCCCTGTACGATCATTCCGGAGAATTCGGTCTGCTGTTGGGGCCGGAACGGTTCGTGCACCGGCATGTGCCCTGCCGCCAGGCCAAGGAGTATGACGAACGGCGCTGCATTCGATTCGACCAGACTGCCGTGGCGCGGGAGCTCTGGCGGCAGCCGCGCGGCCTGCTGAAACTCTGTCACGGCGGTTTGCTGGAATGGGTGGCGCCGCTGTTTGTCGACGGCCGCTTGAAATTGATTCTGAACGCCGGCTGGCGTTGCCCGCCGGAGAAGGAATTGGCCGGCTATACGCTGCTGGCCGACCGGCGGCTGGTGCTGACCGGACGCCGGGTCGAAGCCGATGAACTGGAGTGGATTATGGAAGGTTTGCGCCAGTTGGCCGCCCGGTTGGGGCAGTTGTCGCTTGCGGCGCTGCGGCCGCCGGAGGCGGTTTCCAGGCAGATGAAAATCCACGCGTTCCTGCTGCGGCGCTGCCGGGAAAAAATCGGCATCGCCGAATTGGCCGCGGCGCTGCATTTGAGCGAAAGCCGGGTGGTTCACGTCGTCCGGGAGGAGACCGGCTGCGGATTCCGGGAACTGTTGACCGGCTACCGGCTGCGGCTGGCCGCCGTGCAGTTGCAGGCATCCGACCAGCCGGTGCCGGAGGTGGCGTCGAACTGCGGATTTGGCGACGTCGCCAATTTTCACCGCAGCTTCAAGCGTTTTTTCGGCCAGACGCCGCTCAAGTACCGCCGCCTTTGCCGGAAGGCCGCACCGCCGGATGCGCCGGCGAAAATGTCGTGA
- a CDS encoding S9 family peptidase translates to MKKLFSAMAVLATTALAAGELEFTYTNSYDGSEQLALGYVPQSYSPEQAVPLVLLAHSAGCDRTQARNLGYYETAEKENFIVVCPELHGEYNPGQTSFAALPAQYDMLDAMHYMLEHYNIDRTRIYVDGRSMGGMMAALLGLKHPDKFAAVMAGQGIYEMKDWGGDWVREFGGTIEEKPFAYARRSAINFARNGRYLPVFLWHGTNDTWVPVEQADNFFDELKKFNKYQTPVFYRVASSHCEMNYPPQWIYDQLKTYQNVPENGFDCSTRFFRELDLITDEDGEIFYLGFKKANPDEFIELQAVLDDEGALVIRSVNAAEITVNEAEIPFPVTSVTVDPGVKLQRLPRPARK, encoded by the coding sequence ATGAAAAAATTATTTTCAGCGATGGCGGTGCTGGCCACGACGGCGCTGGCGGCCGGCGAATTGGAATTTACTTATACGAACAGTTACGACGGCAGCGAGCAACTGGCGCTCGGCTATGTGCCGCAATCGTACTCGCCGGAGCAGGCGGTGCCGCTGGTGCTGCTGGCCCATTCGGCCGGTTGCGACCGGACCCAGGCGCGGAACCTGGGATATTACGAGACGGCGGAAAAAGAAAACTTCATCGTCGTCTGTCCGGAGCTGCACGGTGAATACAATCCCGGGCAGACCTCGTTCGCGGCGCTGCCGGCGCAGTACGATATGCTGGATGCGATGCATTACATGCTCGAACATTACAACATCGACCGGACCCGCATTTATGTCGACGGCCGTTCGATGGGCGGCATGATGGCGGCGCTGTTGGGCTTGAAGCATCCGGACAAATTCGCCGCGGTGATGGCCGGCCAGGGCATTTACGAGATGAAGGACTGGGGCGGGGATTGGGTCCGGGAGTTCGGCGGCACCATAGAAGAAAAGCCGTTTGCCTATGCCCGCCGCTCGGCGATCAACTTTGCCCGCAACGGCCGTTACTTGCCGGTGTTCCTCTGGCACGGCACCAACGATACCTGGGTGCCGGTCGAGCAGGCCGACAACTTCTTTGACGAACTGAAAAAGTTCAATAAATACCAGACGCCGGTATTCTACCGGGTCGCGTCTTCACATTGCGAGATGAATTATCCGCCGCAATGGATCTACGACCAGTTGAAGACCTATCAGAACGTCCCGGAAAACGGTTTCGATTGTTCCACCCGTTTTTTCCGGGAGCTTGATTTGATTACCGACGAGGATGGCGAAATCTTTTATCTCGGTTTCAAAAAGGCCAACCCGGACGAATTCATCGAATTGCAGGCGGTGCTGGATGACGAGGGGGCATTGGTCATCCGCAGCGTCAATGCCGCGGAAATCACCGTCAACGAAGCGGAAATTCCGTTCCCGGTCACATCGGTCACCGTCGATCCCGGCGTCAAGTTGCAGCGTTTGCCCCGGCCGGCCCGAAAGTAG
- a CDS encoding glycoside hydrolase family 3 protein, with amino-acid sequence MLEDFGSRGVETFDGPAGVRLAEAATAWPCAVAIASSWDPDLAEQIGRAVAAEAGLNGLDIWLAPGMNIHRNPLCGRNFEYYSEDPVLSGKIAAGLTRGAQSNGVGVTLKHLVANNKENNRTNSDSRVSERALREIYLKGFRIAIQEAAPWCIMSSYNKVNGRETAENRELLTGILRQEWHYDGLVMTDWGNNSLQTLEIKAGSDVKMPNGQPDGLLAALHAGELTRTDLERGAKRVLELVLKREAAGTQ; translated from the coding sequence GTGCTGGAGGATTTCGGCAGCCGGGGAGTCGAAACTTTCGACGGACCGGCCGGCGTCCGTCTGGCGGAAGCCGCCACCGCCTGGCCCTGCGCCGTAGCCATCGCCAGCAGTTGGGATCCGGATCTGGCCGAACAGATCGGCCGGGCCGTTGCCGCCGAAGCCGGATTGAACGGCCTGGACATCTGGCTCGCTCCGGGCATGAATATTCATCGCAACCCGCTGTGCGGCCGAAACTTTGAATACTATTCCGAAGATCCGGTTCTCAGCGGCAAAATCGCCGCCGGCCTGACCAGAGGAGCCCAGAGCAACGGCGTCGGCGTCACGCTGAAGCACCTCGTCGCCAACAACAAGGAAAACAACCGCACGAACAGTGACAGCCGGGTTTCCGAGCGGGCGTTGCGTGAAATCTATCTCAAAGGGTTCCGGATTGCCATTCAGGAGGCGGCTCCCTGGTGCATCATGTCCTCCTACAACAAAGTCAACGGCCGCGAAACGGCCGAAAACCGGGAACTGCTGACCGGAATCCTGCGGCAGGAATGGCACTATGACGGCCTGGTGATGACCGATTGGGGCAACAACAGCCTGCAAACGCTGGAAATCAAAGCCGGCAGCGATGTCAAAATGCCGAACGGCCAGCCTGACGGTTTACTGGCGGCACTGCATGCCGGAGAATTGACCCGGACCGATCTGGAACGCGGCGCCAAACGGGTGCTGGAACTGGTCTTGAAACGCGAAGCGGCCGGCACCCAATAA
- a CDS encoding prepilin-type N-terminal cleavage/methylation domain-containing protein has product MKKYRFTLIELLVVIAIIAILASMLLPALGKAKAKAQQIKCVGNLKQLALATTMYAMDYEDMFPIYRPDPTKYTTTDDEAMPGHNMMFSVSLSENAGWYESFMDLIHPYNGSLDLYHCPAEANTSITGGYGYNAEIAGASRMGGWSVPNVAPTKTTELGSPSVMMTLMDDDYGWKIIDANMYYMAVNDGWTQEGFFKQHGRRHNLAFADGHVENQGYNDSYAQDFRTWGLAFPGYSVTHNKSGKYGW; this is encoded by the coding sequence ATGAAGAAGTACCGCTTTACTTTGATCGAACTGCTGGTCGTGATCGCCATCATCGCCATCCTCGCTTCGATGCTGCTGCCGGCCCTCGGCAAGGCGAAAGCCAAAGCCCAGCAGATCAAATGCGTCGGCAATCTGAAACAACTGGCTCTGGCCACGACGATGTATGCGATGGATTACGAGGACATGTTTCCGATCTACCGGCCGGACCCGACCAAATACACGACCACCGACGACGAAGCGATGCCGGGCCACAACATGATGTTTTCAGTTTCCCTGTCGGAAAATGCCGGCTGGTACGAGAGCTTCATGGATTTGATCCATCCCTACAACGGCTCGCTGGACCTCTACCACTGCCCGGCCGAAGCGAATACCAGCATCACCGGCGGTTATGGTTACAACGCGGAAATCGCCGGCGCTTCCCGGATGGGCGGCTGGTCGGTGCCGAATGTGGCGCCGACCAAGACGACCGAGCTGGGCAGCCCGTCGGTGATGATGACGCTGATGGATGACGATTACGGCTGGAAGATCATCGATGCGAATATGTACTACATGGCGGTGAACGACGGCTGGACGCAGGAGGGTTTCTTCAAACAGCACGGCAGACGCCACAATCTGGCCTTCGCCGACGGCCACGTCGAAAATCAGGGGTACAACGACTCCTACGCGCAGGATTTCCGCACCTGGGGGCTGGCGTTTCCCGGCTACAGCGTGACGCACAACAAGAGCGGCAAATACGGCTGGTAA